The Pseudomonas triclosanedens genome has a window encoding:
- a CDS encoding NINE protein — protein sequence MSATPDTHSKVIGYLLWLFGFTGSHRFYYGRPITGTIWFFTFGLFFIGWIIDLFLIPSMDDAADQRYRSGGIDYNVAWILLTFLGVFGVHRMYMGKWITGLLYLLTGGLFLIGVLYDFWTLNSQISERNGPQRI from the coding sequence ATGTCCGCCACCCCAGATACTCACAGCAAGGTCATCGGCTACCTGCTCTGGCTTTTCGGCTTCACCGGTTCCCACCGTTTCTACTACGGCCGGCCGATCACCGGAACCATCTGGTTCTTCACCTTCGGCCTGTTCTTCATCGGCTGGATCATTGACCTGTTCCTCATCCCCTCGATGGACGATGCCGCTGACCAGCGCTACCGCTCCGGCGGCATCGACTACAACGTCGCCTGGATTCTGCTGACCTTCCTGGGCGTGTTCGGCGTGCACCGCATGTACATGGGCAAATGGATCACCGGCCTGCTCTACCTGCTGACCGGTGGTCTGTTCCTGATAGGCGTGCTGTATGACTTCTGGACGCTGAACAGCCAGATTTCCGAGCGCAACGGCCCGCAGCGAATCTGA
- a CDS encoding pyridoxal-phosphate dependent enzyme, with protein sequence MSNESRPAVLDLIGNTPLVRVTRFDTGPCTLFLKLESQNPGGSIKDRIGVAMIEAAERDGRLRPGGVIVEATAGNTGLGLALVGRAKGYRVVLVVPDKMSTEKVLHLRAMGAEVHITRSDVGKGHPEYYQDVAARLARELPDAFFADQFNNPANPLAHECGTAPEIWAQTGHDLDAIVVGVGSGGTLTGLTRFFQKVQPDLEIVLADPVGSIMAEYSRSGLLGTPGSWAVEGIGEDFVPSIADLSSVRHAYSISDEESFSTARALLCNEGIAAGSSTGTLLAAALRFCREQTEPRRVVSLVCDTGTRYLSKIYNDQWMTDQGLLQRKRYGDLRDIVARRFEEGRVVSVGPGDTLLTAFQRMRLADVSQLPVLDSGRLVGVIDESDILLGVHDDPGHFRCDVASAMSDAPETLAPGASLAELEAVLGRGLVAIIADASGFHGLITRFDLLNHLRRTLA encoded by the coding sequence ATGAGCAACGAATCCCGCCCTGCGGTGCTCGACCTGATCGGCAATACCCCACTGGTCCGCGTCACGCGCTTCGATACCGGGCCTTGCACGTTGTTCCTCAAGCTCGAATCGCAGAACCCCGGCGGCTCCATCAAGGACCGCATCGGCGTCGCCATGATCGAAGCCGCCGAGCGCGATGGCAGGCTCAGGCCCGGCGGCGTGATCGTCGAGGCCACCGCCGGGAACACCGGGTTGGGCCTTGCGCTGGTCGGACGCGCCAAGGGCTATCGCGTGGTGCTGGTGGTGCCGGACAAGATGTCCACCGAGAAGGTCCTGCATCTGCGGGCGATGGGGGCCGAAGTGCACATCACCCGCTCGGATGTCGGCAAGGGCCATCCGGAGTACTACCAGGACGTTGCCGCGCGTCTGGCCAGGGAACTGCCCGACGCCTTCTTTGCCGATCAGTTCAACAACCCGGCCAATCCGCTGGCACACGAATGCGGCACCGCGCCGGAAATATGGGCGCAGACAGGGCACGACCTGGATGCCATCGTGGTCGGCGTTGGTTCCGGCGGCACGCTTACCGGCCTGACACGCTTTTTCCAGAAAGTACAGCCGGACCTTGAGATCGTGCTGGCCGACCCGGTCGGATCCATCATGGCCGAGTACTCGCGCTCCGGCCTGTTGGGCACACCCGGCTCCTGGGCAGTGGAAGGCATCGGCGAAGACTTCGTGCCGTCCATCGCCGATCTTTCCAGCGTCCGCCACGCCTACTCGATCAGCGATGAAGAGAGCTTCAGTACTGCCCGCGCGCTGCTGTGCAACGAAGGCATAGCTGCCGGCTCCTCCACCGGAACGCTGCTTGCCGCCGCGTTGCGCTTCTGTCGCGAACAGACCGAGCCCCGGCGCGTCGTCAGCCTGGTTTGCGACACCGGTACGCGCTACCTGTCGAAGATCTACAACGACCAATGGATGACTGACCAGGGCTTGTTGCAGCGCAAGCGCTACGGCGACCTGCGCGATATCGTGGCGCGACGTTTCGAGGAGGGGCGAGTGGTCAGCGTCGGCCCCGGCGACACACTGCTCACGGCGTTCCAGCGCATGCGCCTGGCGGATGTCTCGCAGTTGCCGGTGCTGGATAGCGGGCGGCTGGTGGGCGTGATCGACGAGTCCGACATTCTGCTGGGCGTGCACGACGATCCCGGCCATTTCCGCTGCGACGTTGCCAGCGCCATGAGTGACGCTCCGGAAACCCTCGCGCCCGGCGCCAGCCTCGCCGAGCTGGAAGCGGTGCTCGGTCGAGGGCTGGTCGCCATCATCGCCGACGCATCCGGCTTCCACGGACTCATTACCCGATTCGACCTGCTCAACCATCTGCGGAGGACTCTCGCATGA
- the pilU gene encoding type IV pilus ATPase PilU, translating into MEFEKLLRLMVEKGASDLFITAGVPPSMKVNGKVLPVTKTALSPEQTRETVLSVMNEQQRRDFAENHECNFAISARGVGRFRVSAFYQRNLVGMVLRRIETSIPTIEDLKLPEILKKLAMTKRGLVIFVGATGTGKSTSLAAMIGYRNKNSTGHIISIEDPIEYIHQHQGCIVTQREVGLDTDSFEVALKNTLRQAPDVIMIGEVRSRETMDHAVAFAETGHLCLATLHANNANQALERIIHFFPADRHGQVWMDLSLNLKAIVAQQLVPTPDGKGRRAVIEVLLNTPLAADLIRKGEVHELKPLMKRSTEQGMQTFDQALYQLYTQGEITYEDALAYADSANDLRLMIKLGSETDADHLSTMTQGLTLELSDDDPNRRLR; encoded by the coding sequence ATGGAATTCGAGAAACTGCTGCGCCTGATGGTGGAAAAGGGAGCTTCCGACCTTTTCATCACCGCCGGCGTTCCCCCGTCGATGAAGGTCAACGGCAAGGTGTTGCCAGTGACCAAGACTGCGCTGTCGCCGGAGCAGACCCGTGAGACCGTGCTCTCGGTGATGAACGAGCAGCAGCGCCGCGACTTCGCCGAGAACCACGAGTGCAACTTCGCCATCAGCGCCCGCGGAGTCGGCCGTTTCCGGGTCAGCGCCTTTTACCAGCGCAACCTGGTGGGCATGGTGCTGCGTCGGATCGAGACCAGTATCCCGACCATCGAGGATCTGAAGCTTCCGGAAATCCTCAAGAAGCTGGCGATGACCAAGCGCGGCCTGGTGATCTTTGTCGGTGCCACCGGCACCGGTAAGTCCACGTCGCTGGCGGCGATGATCGGCTATCGCAACAAGAACTCCACCGGCCACATCATCTCCATCGAAGACCCCATCGAGTACATCCACCAGCACCAGGGCTGCATCGTCACCCAGCGTGAGGTGGGCCTGGATACCGATTCCTTCGAAGTTGCCTTGAAGAACACCCTGCGCCAGGCGCCGGACGTGATCATGATCGGTGAGGTGCGCTCCCGTGAGACGATGGACCACGCCGTGGCCTTCGCCGAAACCGGCCACCTCTGCCTGGCCACGCTGCACGCCAACAACGCCAACCAGGCGCTGGAGCGGATCATTCACTTCTTTCCGGCGGATCGTCACGGGCAGGTGTGGATGGACCTGTCGTTGAACCTCAAGGCCATCGTCGCCCAGCAACTGGTGCCGACCCCGGACGGCAAGGGCCGTCGCGCGGTGATCGAGGTGCTGCTCAATACCCCGCTGGCAGCCGACCTGATCCGCAAGGGCGAGGTGCACGAGCTCAAGCCGCTGATGAAGCGCTCCACCGAGCAGGGTATGCAGACCTTCGACCAGGCGCTGTATCAGCTCTACACCCAGGGCGAGATCACCTATGAGGATGCGCTGGCCTACGCCGACTCGGCGAACGACCTGCGCCTGATGATCAAGCTGGGCTCGGAAACCGACGCCGACCATCTCTCCACCATGACCCAGGGGCTGACCCTGGAACTCAGCGACGACGACCCCAACCGGCGCCTGCGCTGA